A window of the Chloroflexota bacterium genome harbors these coding sequences:
- a CDS encoding DUF3536 domain-containing protein, producing the protein MDRYVCIHGHFYQPPRENPWLEVIEEQQGAYPYHDWNDRITAECYGPNAFSRILDSESKIVEIVSNYARISFNFGPTLLSWLESQQPEIYAAVIEADKESRRLFSGHGSAIAQAYNHTILPLCNARDKRTQVIWGIRDFQRRFGRDPEGMWLPETAVDLETLAELANQGIKFTILAPHQARRIRWLDGGDWEDVSGQRVDTTRPYRVNLPTGKNIAVFFYDTPVSHGVAFERLLTSGEQFMNRILGIFREQGSQPQLAHIANDGETYGHHHRFGDMALAYALNRIQKEDLARITNYGEFLEKFPPSFEAEIFERTSWSCSHGIERWRSDCGCDTGFHPDWNQRWRAPLREALDWLRDTANESYQSLAARQFKDPWAARDDYIDVILDRSPRNVQRFLSRHMAVSPSEPEKITALKLMELQRNLQLMYASCGWFFDDLAGIEGIQILHFAGRAAQLAQELFGDHTEQGFLERLSKAVSNDPEQGDGAQVFERHVRPSVVDLEKVAAHWAISSLFESYDDRTQLFIYEVERQDYRLHQAGRTKLALGRLRITSEQIGEAATFMFGVLHLGDHNVVAGMRDYRSEGRYQAAMKEMEEAYEKSEMRELVRTMDKYFGLSAYSLRSLFRDERRKVLDVILKSARANAEASFRQLYERDAPLMRFLVELGIAPPKAFQATAEFLINIDFQAVLAQEEPGAARLEWLMSDAKRYKVTLDQVNLSFAFRTTIERLMKRLTLKHSDTALIAKIVALAAITQRMSLQVDLWKVQNDFHTILSNVYQAYRARESQGEASAQEWVRQFTALGRQLGVRVG; encoded by the coding sequence GTGGACCGATACGTCTGCATCCACGGCCACTTCTACCAGCCGCCACGAGAGAACCCGTGGCTGGAGGTCATCGAAGAGCAGCAGGGCGCCTACCCCTACCATGACTGGAACGATCGCATCACTGCCGAGTGCTACGGTCCCAACGCCTTCTCCCGCATCCTGGATTCCGAGAGCAAGATCGTCGAGATCGTCAGCAACTACGCCAGAATCAGCTTCAACTTCGGCCCTACACTCCTTTCCTGGCTGGAGAGCCAACAGCCGGAGATCTACGCCGCCGTCATCGAGGCTGATAAGGAGAGCCGCCGACTCTTTTCAGGCCACGGGTCGGCCATCGCTCAAGCCTACAATCACACGATCCTGCCGCTCTGCAACGCGCGCGATAAGCGGACGCAAGTCATCTGGGGCATCCGGGACTTCCAGCGCCGATTCGGCCGTGACCCGGAGGGGATGTGGCTACCGGAGACGGCTGTTGACCTTGAAACCCTCGCCGAGCTAGCCAACCAAGGCATCAAGTTCACCATCCTTGCGCCGCATCAGGCTCGCCGCATCCGGTGGCTCGATGGAGGCGATTGGGAAGACGTCAGCGGGCAGCGTGTGGATACAACACGGCCCTACCGGGTCAATCTCCCTACTGGGAAGAACATCGCCGTCTTCTTCTATGACACGCCTGTCTCCCATGGAGTAGCCTTCGAACGGCTCCTGACATCCGGTGAGCAGTTCATGAACCGCATCCTGGGCATCTTCCGGGAGCAGGGCAGTCAGCCGCAGCTTGCCCATATCGCCAATGACGGCGAGACCTACGGTCACCACCACCGCTTCGGAGATATGGCCCTTGCCTATGCGCTGAATCGCATCCAGAAAGAAGACCTCGCGCGCATCACCAACTACGGCGAATTCCTTGAGAAGTTCCCACCCTCTTTCGAGGCGGAGATCTTCGAGCGGACATCGTGGAGCTGCTCCCACGGCATCGAGCGTTGGAGGAGCGATTGCGGCTGCGATACCGGGTTTCACCCGGATTGGAATCAGCGGTGGCGCGCGCCCCTTCGGGAGGCCCTTGATTGGCTTCGTGACACGGCGAACGAGTCCTATCAGAGTCTCGCCGCGCGTCAATTCAAGGACCCTTGGGCCGCCCGGGACGACTACATAGACGTCATCCTTGACCGATCCCCGCGCAACGTCCAGCGCTTCCTCTCCCGCCACATGGCAGTGAGCCCATCCGAACCGGAGAAGATCACGGCGCTGAAGCTGATGGAGCTCCAGCGGAACCTTCAGCTTATGTACGCCAGCTGCGGCTGGTTTTTTGATGACCTAGCGGGGATAGAGGGCATCCAGATCCTGCATTTCGCTGGGCGGGCTGCTCAGTTGGCCCAGGAGCTGTTCGGCGACCATACCGAGCAGGGGTTCTTAGAGCGGCTCTCCAAAGCCGTCAGCAATGACCCCGAACAGGGCGATGGGGCGCAGGTCTTTGAAAGGCATGTTCGCCCATCTGTCGTAGACCTGGAGAAGGTCGCCGCTCACTGGGCTATCAGCTCGCTCTTCGAGTCGTATGACGATAGGACGCAGCTCTTTATCTACGAAGTGGAGCGGCAGGACTATCGCTTGCACCAAGCTGGGCGCACCAAACTGGCCCTAGGCCGGCTGCGGATAACATCCGAGCAGATCGGCGAGGCGGCCACCTTCATGTTCGGCGTTCTTCACTTGGGCGACCACAACGTCGTGGCGGGGATGCGCGACTATCGCAGCGAGGGCCGCTATCAGGCCGCCATGAAAGAGATGGAGGAGGCCTACGAGAAGTCCGAGATGCGGGAGCTTGTGCGCACCATGGATAAGTACTTCGGACTAAGCGCCTACTCCCTGAGAAGCCTCTTCCGGGACGAACGGCGAAAGGTGCTGGATGTGATTCTCAAGTCTGCTCGCGCAAACGCGGAGGCCTCCTTCCGCCAGCTCTACGAGCGCGATGCTCCGCTGATGCGCTTCCTTGTCGAACTCGGCATCGCGCCTCCTAAGGCCTTCCAAGCGACCGCTGAGTTCCTTATCAACATAGACTTCCAAGCTGTCCTGGCGCAGGAAGAGCCGGGTGCGGCACGCCTGGAGTGGCTGATGAGCGACGCCAAGCGCTACAAAGTAACCCTCGATCAAGTGAACCTCTCCTTCGCCTTTCGTACGACCATCGAGCGTCTTATGAAGCGCCTCACGCTGAAGCACTCAGATACGGCGCTTATCGCCAAAATCGTTGCTCTGGCGGCTATAACGCAGCGGATGTCCTTACAGGTTGACCTTTGGAAAGTCCAGAACGATTTCCATACCATCCTCTCCAATGTCTACCAGGCCTATCGCGCCCGTGAGTCCCAGGGAGAGGCGTCAGCCCAGGAATGGGTGCGCCAGTTCACCGCCCTCGGCAGGCAGCTTGGCGTTCGCGTCGGTTAG
- the glgB gene encoding 1,4-alpha-glucan branching protein GlgB — protein MRTAPKPAVTPSAPVPATNSTLLTADDLYLFNEGTHFRLYNKLGAHLGNVGGHQGCYFSVWAPDALEVSVIGDFNNWNKAANPLTPRQQSGIWEAFAPGVIKGAIYKFSIVSRHDGYRVEKADPFATRAEKPPRTASIVWDLDYTWHDGDWMSKRMGRQSHTAPMAIYEVHLGSWMRVPAEGNRFLSYTELAPKLAAHVKRLGFTHVEFLPVMEHPFYGSWGYQTTGYFAPTSRYGTPQEFMALVDYLHQQGIGVILDWVPSHTPGDEHGLAFFDGSHLYEHQDRRKGFHPDWKTMIFNYGRREVQSFLISSALFWLDRYHADAIRVDAVASMLYLDYSRGEGEWAPNEYGGRENLEALNFLRRLNVEAYKHYPDAQMIAEESTAWPMVSRPTFSGGLGFGFKWDMGWMHDTLQYITRDPIHRRYHHSDLTFRQVYAYSENYIMPLSHDEVVHGKRSLLSKMPGDDWRRFANLRLLLGYMYGLPGKKLLFMGTELAQWREWSHEESLDWDLLDYAPHAGVQQWVADLNRLYASLPALHALDCEPGGFQWVNATDADTSTLTFIRRGQAERDIVLVTANFTPVPRYDYKVGVPVGGVWLELVNSDAKEYGGSGTGNLGRVSSVGEPSDGLSHSLRITVPPLGIVFLKPEA, from the coding sequence GTGCGAACGGCGCCCAAACCTGCCGTGACGCCTTCAGCCCCCGTGCCTGCTACGAACTCTACATTGTTGACGGCTGACGATCTCTATCTCTTCAACGAGGGGACGCACTTCCGTCTCTATAACAAGCTTGGCGCGCACCTTGGTAACGTCGGCGGTCACCAAGGCTGTTACTTCTCCGTCTGGGCCCCAGATGCGCTGGAGGTCAGCGTCATCGGAGACTTCAATAATTGGAATAAGGCGGCGAACCCGCTTACGCCGCGCCAGCAATCCGGTATCTGGGAGGCCTTTGCCCCCGGGGTAATAAAAGGAGCCATTTATAAGTTCTCAATCGTCTCCCGCCACGACGGCTATCGGGTGGAAAAGGCTGACCCGTTCGCCACGCGCGCCGAGAAACCGCCTCGTACAGCCTCGATCGTATGGGACCTGGACTATACCTGGCACGACGGCGATTGGATGTCAAAGCGGATGGGAAGACAATCCCACACTGCGCCGATGGCTATCTATGAGGTACACCTTGGCTCCTGGATGCGCGTGCCCGCGGAGGGCAATCGCTTCCTTTCCTACACGGAGCTCGCGCCCAAGCTGGCCGCGCACGTCAAGAGGCTGGGCTTCACCCATGTGGAGTTTCTTCCGGTGATGGAGCATCCCTTCTATGGCTCGTGGGGCTACCAGACGACGGGCTACTTCGCCCCGACGAGCCGATATGGGACGCCGCAGGAGTTCATGGCGCTGGTGGATTATCTGCACCAGCAGGGCATCGGCGTCATCCTGGACTGGGTGCCCTCGCACACGCCCGGCGATGAGCACGGCCTCGCGTTTTTCGACGGCTCGCATCTCTATGAGCATCAAGATAGGCGCAAGGGCTTCCATCCTGATTGGAAGACGATGATCTTTAACTACGGCCGTCGTGAAGTCCAGAGCTTCCTTATCAGCAGCGCGCTCTTCTGGCTCGATCGCTACCATGCCGATGCCATCCGCGTGGACGCCGTCGCCTCGATGCTCTATCTCGACTATTCGCGCGGCGAAGGGGAGTGGGCCCCGAACGAGTACGGCGGCCGAGAGAACCTTGAGGCGCTCAATTTCCTAAGGCGTCTTAACGTGGAGGCCTACAAGCATTACCCGGATGCGCAGATGATCGCTGAAGAGTCCACGGCTTGGCCCATGGTTTCCCGTCCTACCTTTTCCGGGGGTTTGGGCTTCGGCTTCAAGTGGGACATGGGATGGATGCACGATACCCTGCAGTACATCACCCGCGATCCGATCCATCGGCGCTATCACCACAGCGACCTGACATTCCGCCAGGTCTACGCCTACTCCGAGAACTACATCATGCCGCTTTCGCATGACGAAGTCGTGCACGGGAAGCGTTCGCTCTTGAGCAAGATGCCCGGGGACGATTGGAGGCGCTTCGCCAATCTGCGCTTGCTTCTCGGCTATATGTACGGCCTTCCCGGCAAGAAGCTTCTCTTCATGGGAACGGAGCTTGCCCAGTGGCGCGAGTGGAGCCATGAGGAGAGCCTGGACTGGGATCTCTTGGACTATGCCCCTCACGCCGGTGTCCAGCAATGGGTGGCCGATCTCAATCGCCTCTACGCCAGTTTGCCTGCTCTCCACGCCCTTGATTGTGAGCCTGGGGGCTTTCAATGGGTCAATGCGACTGATGCTGATACTAGCACCCTAACCTTCATCCGCAGGGGCCAGGCTGAACGTGATATCGTCCTGGTTACCGCGAACTTCACACCCGTACCCCGCTACGACTACAAGGTCGGCGTCCCGGTGGGGGGCGTGTGGCTGGAGCTGGTGAACAGCGATGCGAAGGAGTACGGCGGCAGCGGCACCGGAAACCTGGGACGCGTCTCCTCCGTGGGCGAACCGAGTGACGGCCTCTCCCATTCGCTCAGGATCACTGTGCCGCCCCTCGGTATAGTCTTTCTGAAACCGGAGGCCTAG
- the malQ gene encoding 4-alpha-glucanotransferase produces MAQEMAALKRLAALYGVQSAYLDIKGKRVHSPSDAIVAALKVLGASIEGSADAAVALRERSEEMARRICEPVYVVWDKGSLAVDVQVPVAIADGRITAELTLESGERRAITRPGKTLRDTASASIGRERFVQKRLVISGPLPFGYHRIEVRTESARAEAMVIVAPTRSYDALPGGEQRGVGIFLPLYALQSRRSWGAGDFVDLGELAQWAKRQRVGLIGALPMLASFLDRPFDPSPYAPVSRLHWNEFYVNVEALPEYRDCDEAQRLVASRGFREAIAVLRKGAHVDYKRVMALKRRVLELLTTRVVRGRGSHGLERFLKSDAGVERYAAFRATVERYGDAWPAWPKNDAASYDIAARDYHCYVQWAAHRQLRQASRKGAGLYLDLPIGVHGGGYDTWAHRDAFALGMSVGAPPDSYIETGQDWGFPPLHPERIREQGYGYPIAYLRKHMQMAKALRVDHVMGFQRLFWVPRGLKPVDGIYVRYHPEEWYAILSLESHRNKCWVIGENLGVVPPEVNASLERHRFGSMYMLQFSIRADPQAALGEVPKGAVAALNNHDMPPFASFWSGDDFKWRRRLGILTRKTELEEKRARGAQVKAIARFLKERGSFDGQATTQTILSALHRYLVKSRAKLVVVSLEDLWGETQPQNVPGTGDPQPNWRRRARMSLEEFSRNRAVMQALEEIVLTRSRKRP; encoded by the coding sequence ATGGCGCAAGAGATGGCGGCACTCAAACGGCTGGCCGCTCTCTACGGCGTGCAGTCTGCATATCTTGATATCAAGGGAAAGCGTGTGCACTCTCCCAGTGATGCGATAGTCGCTGCCCTCAAGGTACTGGGCGCGTCTATCGAAGGCAGCGCTGATGCTGCCGTTGCTTTGCGCGAGCGGAGTGAAGAGATGGCGCGACGCATCTGCGAGCCGGTCTATGTGGTCTGGGACAAAGGTTCCCTGGCAGTTGATGTGCAAGTCCCAGTCGCGATTGCTGATGGCCGCATAACGGCTGAGCTGACTCTGGAGTCAGGCGAAAGGCGGGCCATCACGCGCCCTGGGAAGACTTTGCGTGATACGGCATCGGCGTCTATCGGGAGAGAACGCTTTGTGCAGAAGCGCCTGGTGATTTCGGGGCCGCTGCCGTTTGGGTATCATCGCATAGAGGTACGCACAGAGTCTGCCCGCGCGGAGGCGATGGTTATCGTTGCTCCCACAAGGAGCTATGACGCCCTGCCTGGGGGCGAACAGCGCGGAGTCGGCATCTTTCTCCCGCTCTACGCCCTTCAATCACGACGCTCCTGGGGCGCAGGCGATTTCGTTGACCTTGGAGAGCTTGCCCAGTGGGCCAAGCGACAGAGAGTCGGCCTTATTGGAGCGCTTCCGATGCTCGCCTCCTTTCTGGACAGGCCGTTCGACCCAAGCCCTTATGCGCCGGTGAGTCGCCTCCATTGGAACGAGTTCTACGTTAACGTGGAGGCCCTACCTGAGTACCGCGACTGCGATGAGGCACAGCGGCTCGTGGCATCGCGGGGTTTCCGGGAGGCAATCGCGGTACTCCGAAAAGGCGCGCATGTGGACTACAAGCGCGTCATGGCCCTCAAGCGTCGGGTGTTAGAACTCCTTACAACTCGGGTCGTTCGTGGTAGAGGCTCGCATGGGCTAGAGCGCTTCCTGAAGAGCGATGCTGGTGTGGAGCGCTATGCAGCCTTCCGCGCGACCGTCGAGCGATACGGCGATGCCTGGCCCGCCTGGCCGAAGAACGATGCTGCTTCCTATGACATAGCCGCGCGCGATTATCACTGCTACGTCCAGTGGGCGGCGCACCGTCAGTTGCGCCAGGCCTCGCGCAAGGGCGCGGGTCTATATTTGGATCTGCCTATAGGCGTCCACGGCGGCGGCTACGATACTTGGGCCCATCGAGATGCCTTTGCTCTGGGCATGTCCGTCGGCGCGCCGCCTGATTCCTATATCGAGACAGGGCAGGACTGGGGCTTCCCGCCGCTCCATCCTGAGCGGATCCGGGAACAGGGCTACGGCTATCCTATCGCCTATCTGCGCAAGCACATGCAGATGGCAAAGGCGCTCCGCGTGGACCACGTCATGGGCTTCCAGCGACTCTTCTGGGTGCCCCGCGGCCTCAAGCCGGTGGACGGCATTTACGTCCGATACCATCCTGAGGAATGGTATGCCATCCTGAGTTTGGAGTCTCACCGGAACAAGTGCTGGGTCATCGGCGAGAACTTGGGCGTTGTGCCGCCGGAGGTGAACGCATCCCTGGAGCGGCACAGGTTCGGCAGCATGTACATGCTACAATTTTCTATCCGCGCCGACCCTCAGGCGGCACTTGGAGAGGTGCCGAAGGGAGCCGTCGCGGCGCTGAACAACCATGACATGCCGCCTTTCGCTTCTTTCTGGAGCGGGGACGACTTCAAGTGGAGAAGACGACTCGGCATCCTAACAAGGAAGACCGAGCTTGAAGAGAAAAGGGCCCGCGGCGCTCAGGTGAAGGCGATTGCTCGCTTCCTTAAGGAACGTGGGAGCTTCGATGGACAAGCGACAACGCAAACGATTCTTTCTGCGCTCCACCGCTATCTGGTGAAGAGCCGGGCGAAGCTGGTGGTGGTGAGCCTGGAGGATCTGTGGGGTGAGACGCAGCCGCAGAATGTTCCAGGCACCGGCGACCCGCAGCCGAACTGGCGGCGGAGGGCCCGGATGAGCTTGGAGGAGTTCTCCCGGAATAGGGCGGTCATGCAGGCGTTAGAAGAGATCGTGCTAACGCGAAGCAGGAAGAGGCCGTGA
- the treS gene encoding maltose alpha-D-glucosyltransferase, with amino-acid sequence MSDVHRPGWYRDAIIYEVHVRSFFDNKGDGVGDFNGLTAKLDYLQDLGVTALWLLPFYPSPLRDEGYDIADYKAVNPIYGDLHDFKTFLAEANRRGLNVITELVVNHTSDQHPWFQRARRAAPGSSDRNFYVWSDTPDKYKEARIIFKDFEKSNWTKDEVAGAYYWHRFYAHQPDLNFENPAVKKAVFDAMNFWLKMGVSGLRLDAVPYLYEKEGTNCENLPQTHAFLRDLRRHVDAHFKGRMLLAEANQWPEDAAAYFGAGDECHVNFHFPLMPRLFMAIRLEDSFPIQDILEQTPTIPEGCQWAVFLRNHDELTLEMVTEEERDYMWRIYAQDPKARLNLGIRRRLAPLMNNDRRKIELMNVLLFSMPGTPVLYYGDEIGMGDNYLLHDRNGVRTPMQWDASLNAGFSSAPAERLYLPVITESEYHYQSVNVAAQQANPDSLLHWVKRLIAVRKGSKALGRGAPEFLETGNRKVLAFLSRSEGESVLVVGNLSRASQQVSLSDSRLRGGSLVDLLSGTRFTTHSSGTLSLTLAPYGYFLLSLKPKALERIRFSDTPAAQATLTISKSWRDVFAPGNRAVLADALTGFIERQRWFGGKARVVQAAQVEDVIAVDDGSAIVIIGMKYVQGESERYQVPVAFDSGATARAIVRDALQSVVAWVKGSGSKAEGVLYDALLKGGFAKRLVVAIDVGESFAAERGDIGCIAEGQFATALGAPDTLPQPTLALGEQSNTSVFFGKRAVLKLFRRLEPGVNPDLEIGRFLAERTTFDAVPRLAGAVEYRREGQESTTLAIIHGFVGNKGDAWKFTQDAIEEFHRRVLEGGTSSAPSALSSGRLLAFARRSSPAALAKYAGGYLSAVSQLGRRTGELHLALASEPSLAAFTPEPFGTIYQQSLYQSMRGGGLQTLALLRGRIGTLPRAVQRQAKAFLEMEDALLARFEMVTKLEDGGMRIRVHGDYHLGQVLWTGDDFVVIDFEGEPARAIGWRRLKRSPLKDVAGMLRSLDYAATVSSRQLPKAQASRLQGWTKAWRFWAQATFLDAYLKAMKGSGLLPQSEREMAVLLEALLLEKALYEIEYELNNRPDWVEVPLAGALHLLTGGA; translated from the coding sequence ATGTCTGATGTACATAGGCCGGGTTGGTATCGCGACGCAATCATATACGAAGTCCACGTACGGTCATTCTTTGATAACAAGGGTGATGGCGTAGGTGATTTCAACGGGCTGACCGCGAAGCTGGATTACCTGCAAGACTTGGGCGTCACCGCGCTCTGGTTGCTCCCCTTCTATCCCTCACCCTTGCGTGACGAGGGGTATGACATCGCGGACTACAAAGCGGTGAATCCGATCTATGGTGACCTTCATGACTTCAAGACGTTCCTGGCGGAGGCGAATCGCCGCGGCCTGAACGTGATCACGGAGCTGGTGGTCAACCACACCTCCGATCAGCATCCCTGGTTCCAGCGGGCCCGGCGTGCGGCTCCCGGCAGCAGCGATCGGAACTTCTACGTCTGGAGCGATACCCCGGATAAATACAAAGAGGCGCGCATCATCTTTAAGGACTTTGAAAAGTCCAACTGGACGAAAGACGAAGTTGCGGGAGCCTATTACTGGCATCGGTTCTATGCTCACCAGCCGGACCTGAACTTCGAAAATCCCGCGGTGAAGAAGGCCGTCTTTGACGCGATGAATTTCTGGCTCAAGATGGGAGTCTCCGGCCTGCGGTTGGACGCCGTCCCGTACCTCTATGAGAAGGAAGGGACGAACTGTGAGAATCTCCCGCAGACACATGCCTTCCTTCGCGACCTGCGCCGCCATGTGGACGCGCATTTCAAGGGCCGCATGCTGCTTGCCGAGGCGAACCAGTGGCCTGAGGACGCCGCGGCCTATTTCGGCGCCGGCGATGAGTGCCATGTGAACTTCCATTTCCCCCTCATGCCTCGCCTCTTCATGGCGATACGCCTGGAGGACAGCTTCCCCATCCAGGACATCTTGGAGCAGACTCCGACCATCCCGGAGGGATGCCAGTGGGCTGTCTTCCTGCGCAACCACGACGAGCTGACCCTTGAAATGGTGACGGAGGAAGAGCGGGATTACATGTGGCGCATCTATGCGCAGGATCCTAAAGCCCGCCTGAATCTCGGTATACGCCGCCGTCTCGCGCCTCTCATGAACAACGACCGCCGGAAGATCGAGTTGATGAATGTGCTGCTCTTTTCCATGCCTGGGACGCCGGTACTTTATTACGGCGACGAGATCGGCATGGGGGACAACTATCTTCTCCATGACCGCAACGGTGTCCGCACGCCGATGCAGTGGGACGCCTCTCTCAATGCCGGATTCTCCTCGGCCCCTGCCGAGAGGCTCTATCTGCCCGTCATCACCGAATCCGAATACCACTACCAATCGGTGAATGTTGCGGCGCAGCAGGCGAATCCGGACTCCCTGCTCCACTGGGTCAAGCGGCTGATCGCGGTGCGGAAGGGCAGTAAGGCGCTTGGGCGAGGCGCGCCGGAGTTTCTTGAAACGGGGAATCGGAAGGTTCTGGCCTTCCTCAGTCGCAGCGAGGGAGAGAGCGTGCTGGTGGTGGGGAACCTCTCACGGGCGTCTCAACAGGTCAGCCTCTCCGATAGCAGGCTTCGTGGGGGGTCGCTTGTGGACCTCCTGAGCGGCACGCGCTTCACGACGCATTCGAGCGGCACCCTCTCTCTGACGCTTGCTCCGTATGGATATTTCCTCCTATCGCTTAAGCCGAAGGCATTGGAGAGGATTCGGTTTTCTGATACTCCAGCAGCGCAGGCTACGCTCACCATCAGCAAGAGCTGGCGGGATGTTTTTGCCCCGGGCAACCGAGCAGTTCTAGCCGATGCTCTCACTGGATTTATCGAGCGACAGCGGTGGTTCGGCGGCAAGGCGCGGGTTGTCCAAGCGGCGCAGGTGGAGGACGTGATTGCTGTGGACGATGGTTCAGCTATCGTCATCATAGGAATGAAGTACGTGCAGGGCGAATCGGAGCGCTATCAGGTCCCGGTCGCTTTTGATTCCGGCGCTACAGCGCGTGCCATCGTCCGAGATGCGTTGCAATCGGTGGTTGCCTGGGTGAAAGGAAGCGGGTCGAAGGCCGAGGGCGTCCTGTATGACGCCCTGCTGAAGGGGGGATTTGCGAAGAGGCTTGTGGTTGCTATTGATGTCGGCGAGAGCTTTGCTGCCGAGAGGGGAGACATCGGCTGTATCGCTGAAGGGCAATTCGCAACGGCTCTAGGCGCTCCAGATACGTTACCGCAGCCTACGCTAGCTCTCGGCGAACAGAGCAATACCTCAGTATTTTTCGGGAAACGCGCCGTTTTGAAGCTTTTCCGCCGCTTAGAACCAGGCGTCAATCCTGACTTGGAGATCGGACGCTTTTTAGCGGAGCGCACGACCTTCGATGCTGTGCCGCGCTTGGCGGGCGCAGTAGAGTATCGTCGCGAGGGACAAGAATCGACGACGCTCGCCATCATCCACGGCTTTGTTGGGAACAAGGGCGACGCGTGGAAATTCACCCAAGATGCGATCGAAGAGTTCCACCGGCGTGTTCTCGAAGGAGGAACCTCTTCAGCACCCTCGGCGCTTTCTTCCGGAAGGCTGCTAGCTTTCGCAAGGAGATCATCACCAGCTGCTCTGGCGAAGTATGCCGGCGGTTACCTGAGTGCGGTGAGTCAGCTAGGGAGGCGCACGGGCGAACTGCACCTCGCGCTGGCCTCCGAGCCTAGCCTCGCGGCCTTCACGCCCGAGCCTTTTGGGACTATCTATCAGCAATCGCTCTACCAGTCTATGCGTGGAGGCGGGCTGCAGACCCTTGCCTTGCTGCGAGGGCGCATAGGCACTTTGCCGCGAGCCGTTCAGCGGCAAGCGAAGGCTTTTTTAGAGATGGAGGATGCACTGCTTGCTCGATTTGAAATGGTGACGAAGCTGGAAGATGGCGGCATGCGCATTCGCGTTCACGGCGATTATCATTTGGGCCAAGTTCTCTGGACAGGCGATGACTTCGTTGTCATTGACTTTGAGGGCGAGCCAGCCCGCGCGATCGGGTGGCGGCGCCTGAAACGCTCCCCGCTCAAGGACGTTGCCGGGATGCTGCGCTCCCTGGACTACGCCGCCACCGTCTCCTCACGCCAACTGCCCAAGGCCCAGGCTTCACGTCTGCAGGGCTGGACGAAGGCCTGGAGGTTCTGGGCGCAAGCGACCTTCCTTGACGCTTATCTGAAAGCAATGAAGGGCAGCGGGCTGTTGCCGCAATCGGAAAGGGAGATGGCCGTTCTTCTGGAGGCCCTACTTTTGGAGAAGGCCCTTTATGAAATCGAATACGAGCTGAACAACCGACCTGATTGGGTCGAAGTGCCGCTTGCCGGAGCCCTTCACCTCCTCACCGGTGGCGCGTAG